In a genomic window of Polycladomyces abyssicola:
- the plsY gene encoding glycerol-3-phosphate 1-O-acyltransferase PlsY → MIGLAVLLSYLIGSISFSYVIVRLARGIDIRQYGSGNAGATNTLRVVGKGPAALVFLLDGVKGMLAVGLGYWLDGSPAAMILCGLAAIVGHNWPIFLGFRGGKGIATTIGVMAVLTFQAALIAGIFAIASIILTRYVSLGSLIFVVGLPIMIGWIGYPSPYFSVSLVIALLAVIRHSRNIRALLAGTERRLESKDR, encoded by the coding sequence ATGATTGGCCTAGCAGTATTGTTGTCTTATCTCATCGGTTCCATCAGTTTCAGCTATGTAATCGTACGGTTGGCCAGGGGGATCGATATCCGGCAATATGGCAGCGGCAATGCGGGAGCCACCAATACATTGCGTGTAGTGGGAAAAGGGCCGGCTGCCTTGGTTTTTCTGTTGGACGGCGTCAAGGGAATGCTGGCAGTCGGTTTGGGGTACTGGTTGGACGGCTCCCCTGCTGCCATGATCTTGTGCGGCTTGGCGGCGATTGTGGGGCATAATTGGCCGATATTCCTGGGCTTTCGCGGAGGAAAGGGTATTGCCACCACTATCGGTGTGATGGCGGTTCTGACTTTTCAGGCAGCACTGATTGCCGGGATTTTCGCTATCGCCTCCATCATCTTGACGCGTTATGTTTCGCTTGGCTCGTTGATCTTCGTTGTCGGTTTGCCGATCATGATTGGCTGGATCGGCTATCCTTCACCGTATTTTTCGGTGAGTCTGGTGATCGCACTGCTGGCCGTCATCCGTCATTCCCGCAACATTCGCGCGTTGCTTGCTGGAACTGAACGCCGGTTGGAATCGAAGGATCGATGA
- a CDS encoding NAD(P)H-dependent glycerol-3-phosphate dehydrogenase has translation MGKKTAAVLGAGSWGTVLATVLADNGFEVIMWARRESTVQEINEHHRNSRYIPDVHLPRSIRATTSIEGAIRDREMVLFVVPSQSMREVARAAAPHLRKDALIIHASKGFELDSLKRMSEVLKEELPTGLREKIAVLSGPSHAEEVAKKSPTTVVVSSERQQTAELAQSYLINPYFRVYTNPDMVGVEIGGSLKNIIALGAGLSDGLGFGDNAKAALVTRGLAEITRLGMAMGARPITFAGLAGVGDLVVTCTSRHSRNWRAGHMLSQGMSLDEVLERMGMVVEGVKTTRAAYRLAQQYQVEMPITNELHAVLFDRKDPRQAVEDLMCRGKTNEMEEIVQGW, from the coding sequence ATGGGAAAGAAAACGGCCGCCGTGCTGGGAGCGGGCAGTTGGGGAACTGTCTTGGCGACGGTATTGGCGGACAATGGTTTTGAAGTGATCATGTGGGCACGACGGGAATCTACGGTGCAGGAAATCAATGAGCATCACCGCAATTCCCGATACATACCCGATGTCCATTTGCCCCGGTCCATTCGTGCCACGACATCAATAGAAGGAGCGATACGCGACCGGGAGATGGTGCTTTTCGTGGTTCCGTCGCAGTCGATGCGTGAAGTGGCGCGTGCGGCGGCACCCCATTTGCGGAAGGACGCCTTGATTATCCATGCGTCAAAAGGATTTGAACTGGATTCACTCAAACGGATGTCGGAAGTGTTGAAGGAAGAACTGCCAACCGGGCTTCGGGAGAAGATAGCGGTATTGTCAGGACCGAGCCATGCGGAAGAAGTGGCGAAAAAATCACCCACGACTGTTGTGGTTTCATCCGAGCGGCAACAAACGGCAGAGCTGGCTCAGTCCTACCTGATCAATCCGTATTTCCGCGTCTACACCAATCCCGATATGGTGGGAGTGGAAATCGGGGGATCACTCAAAAATATCATCGCATTGGGTGCGGGTTTATCTGACGGACTGGGCTTCGGAGACAATGCCAAAGCCGCCTTGGTCACACGCGGGTTGGCTGAGATTACCCGATTGGGCATGGCGATGGGGGCCCGTCCGATCACATTTGCCGGACTGGCTGGTGTGGGGGACCTGGTGGTCACGTGCACCAGTCGTCACAGCCGTAACTGGCGTGCGGGTCACATGCTCAGCCAGGGCATGAGCTTAGATGAGGTACTCGAACGTATGGGGATGGTGGTCGAGGGTGTGAAAACGACCCGGGCCGCTTACCGTTTGGCCCAGCAATATCAGGTGGAGATGCCCATCACCAACGAATTGCACGCAGTGCTGTTCGACCGGAAAGATCCTCGCCAAGCGGTCGAGGATTTGATGTGTCGCGGCAAGACAAATGAGATGGAGGAAATTGTACAGGGATGGTAG
- the der gene encoding ribosome biogenesis GTPase Der yields the protein MSLPVVAIVGRPNVGKSTIFNRIAGERIAIVEDKPGITRDRIYCRGEWNGRSFHLIDTGGLEFGGDDEMLEHIRHQAELAIEEAHVILFLVDGQAGMTATDEEVARLLHRSNKPVVVGVNKVDHPSHREVIYDFYQMGFGDVFPISALHGTGTGDLLDRIVELFPDLEEEEYDEDTIRVCLIGRPNVGKSSLVNAILGEERVIVSPVAGTTRDAIDTPFERDGQKYVLIDTAGMRKKGRVYETTEKYSVLRALKAIERSDVVLVVLDGERGIAEQDKRIAGYAHEAGRASIFVVNKWDAVEKDDKTMDRFRREIRDEFHFMDYAPSLFVSAKTKRRVHTILPMVNEVAEQHAMRVSTSVLNEVLTDAVLTTPPPSDKGKRLRILYGTQVSVKPPTFVLFVNDPELAHFSYQRYLENRLREAFGFHGTPIRLLLRKRNE from the coding sequence ATGAGTTTGCCAGTAGTAGCCATTGTAGGTCGACCCAATGTGGGGAAATCGACCATTTTCAACCGAATAGCAGGGGAAAGAATCGCGATCGTGGAAGATAAACCAGGGATCACCCGGGATCGGATCTATTGCCGAGGTGAATGGAACGGGCGCTCCTTCCATCTGATTGACACTGGTGGATTGGAGTTTGGCGGCGATGACGAGATGTTGGAGCATATCCGACATCAGGCCGAGTTGGCGATCGAAGAGGCACACGTCATTCTGTTTCTCGTCGACGGTCAGGCAGGGATGACCGCGACCGACGAAGAAGTGGCGCGTCTGCTTCATCGTTCCAACAAACCGGTGGTCGTCGGGGTGAACAAGGTGGATCATCCCAGCCATCGGGAAGTAATTTATGATTTTTACCAAATGGGATTTGGAGATGTGTTTCCGATCTCTGCCTTGCATGGTACGGGGACGGGTGATTTGCTGGACCGCATCGTCGAGTTGTTCCCCGATCTGGAAGAGGAAGAATACGACGAGGATACGATTCGTGTCTGTTTGATCGGACGGCCCAACGTCGGCAAATCGTCGTTGGTGAATGCGATCTTGGGAGAAGAACGCGTGATTGTCAGTCCGGTGGCGGGTACAACCCGGGACGCGATCGACACGCCGTTTGAGCGGGACGGACAAAAGTATGTACTGATCGATACTGCAGGTATGCGTAAAAAAGGACGGGTGTACGAAACCACCGAGAAGTACAGCGTGCTCCGTGCGCTCAAAGCAATTGAACGTTCCGATGTCGTCTTGGTGGTGTTGGACGGGGAACGTGGAATTGCCGAGCAGGACAAGCGGATTGCCGGTTATGCGCATGAAGCCGGACGGGCATCCATTTTTGTGGTGAATAAGTGGGACGCGGTCGAAAAAGATGACAAGACGATGGACCGTTTTCGCCGGGAGATTCGGGACGAGTTCCACTTCATGGATTATGCGCCCAGCCTGTTCGTCTCGGCAAAAACGAAGCGGCGGGTGCATACAATTTTGCCGATGGTGAATGAGGTAGCCGAACAGCATGCGATGCGCGTGTCCACTTCTGTGCTGAACGAAGTGTTGACCGATGCCGTACTGACGACACCACCACCTTCGGACAAAGGGAAACGTCTGCGGATTTTGTATGGCACCCAGGTGTCCGTGAAACCGCCGACATTCGTGTTGTTTGTCAATGATCCCGAGCTGGCGCATTTCAGTTATCAACGGTATCTGGAAAATCGGCTGCGCGAAGCGTTCGGTTTCCACGGAACGCCCATACGGTTGTTGTTGCGTAAACGAAACGAATAG
- a CDS encoding DUF3189 family protein, whose protein sequence is MNIIYHCYGSAHSSVIAAAIHLGKLPDSRIPGVHEIMALPDFDRSDDRYLGSLFYKGKDEKGFCVYTLGLGGQSAAALQTIKSMLALEGADPESFHFVGALHCITFMTKVGGALSRRYGLSFIGRPIAAWGITRSYPTLVALVKQVKQQLHGAGEAMDLSRVCPVIHRSE, encoded by the coding sequence CCCATTCTTCCGTGATCGCCGCCGCCATTCATTTGGGGAAACTGCCGGATTCACGGATTCCCGGGGTGCACGAGATTATGGCACTACCCGATTTCGATCGATCCGACGACCGATATCTCGGGTCTCTTTTTTACAAAGGAAAGGACGAAAAAGGGTTTTGCGTATATACATTGGGCTTGGGTGGCCAGTCCGCGGCAGCGCTTCAAACGATCAAGTCGATGTTGGCGTTGGAGGGAGCCGATCCCGAGTCTTTTCACTTTGTTGGCGCGTTGCACTGTATCACGTTCATGACCAAAGTGGGAGGAGCTTTGTCTCGGCGTTATGGTCTTAGTTTCATCGGCCGCCCGATCGCAGCTTGGGGTATCACACGCAGTTACCCGACATTGGTCGCTTTGGTGAAACAGGTAAAACAGCAGTTACATGGGGCAGGAGAAGCCATGGATTTGTCAAGGGTGTGTCCGGTCATTCACAGATCCGAATAA